In the Helicobacter typhlonius genome, one interval contains:
- the rimO gene encoding 30S ribosomal protein S12 methylthiotransferase RimO yields the protein MRFRERQSLHLISLGCTKNLVDSEVMLGRLQSYTLTQELENADVIIINTCGFIESAKQESIQTILYALNSRKKGAVLVVSGCLSERYAKELKEEIPEIDIITGVGDYDKIDVMVRELKSMQSNQVFLANETHERSIIGSNFHAYIKLSEGCNQSCSFCAIPSFKGKLHSRSLESTTKELLHLYEKGFRDFSFIAQDSSSYMRDLGQKDGLIQLIKRIDSLKLPISCRILYLYPTTTSLELIATLGNSASFLPYFDMPIQHISDSMLKIMRRGANRAKHIEILKAMREIEGSFVRTSFVIGHPGEGEAEFEELCAFVEDFTFDRANLFAYSPQLGTRAYEMSNRVSAKTTNARLNRLNAIIKAQVKHHNKVLVGKECVAICEGKSEISEYFYKARLKLWGKDIDGEILLNDSEICDESGQMLPLNEGYYRMQITEYKQNFLFGKVLAH from the coding sequence ATGCGTTTTAGAGAACGACAGAGCCTCCACCTCATCTCACTTGGCTGCACAAAGAATCTTGTAGATTCTGAAGTAATGCTTGGACGATTACAATCTTATACCCTCACACAAGAGCTTGAGAATGCTGATGTGATTATCATTAATACTTGCGGTTTTATAGAATCTGCTAAGCAAGAGAGCATTCAAACCATACTTTATGCGCTTAACTCTCGTAAAAAGGGTGCGGTGCTTGTAGTGAGCGGGTGTTTAAGTGAGCGTTATGCTAAAGAGCTCAAAGAGGAGATTCCAGAGATTGATATTATTACGGGCGTGGGCGATTATGACAAGATTGATGTAATGGTGAGAGAGCTTAAATCCATGCAATCCAATCAAGTTTTTTTAGCCAATGAAACCCACGAGCGCAGTATTATCGGCTCAAATTTTCACGCATATATTAAGCTAAGCGAAGGGTGCAATCAAAGTTGTAGCTTTTGTGCGATTCCTAGTTTCAAGGGGAAGCTCCACTCTCGCAGCCTAGAATCCACCACAAAAGAGCTGCTTCATCTCTACGAAAAGGGCTTTCGTGATTTTAGCTTTATCGCTCAAGATTCTAGCTCATATATGCGTGATTTAGGGCAAAAAGATGGGCTTATACAGCTTATTAAACGCATTGACTCGCTCAAACTCCCCATTAGCTGTAGAATCCTCTATCTCTACCCTACGACAACAAGCCTTGAACTCATTGCCACGCTTGGAAACTCGGCAAGTTTCTTGCCCTATTTTGATATGCCAATCCAACATATTTCAGATTCTATGTTGAAAATTATGCGGCGTGGGGCAAATAGAGCCAAGCACATAGAGATTTTAAAAGCAATGCGCGAGATTGAAGGCAGCTTTGTGCGCACGAGCTTTGTGATTGGACATCCGGGCGAGGGCGAGGCGGAGTTTGAAGAGTTATGCGCATTTGTGGAAGATTTCACATTTGATAGGGCAAATCTTTTTGCCTACTCGCCGCAGCTTGGCACAAGAGCGTATGAGATGAGTAATCGTGTGAGTGCCAAAACGACTAACGCACGACTAAATAGGCTCAATGCCATTATCAAAGCGCAGGTAAAACATCACAATAAAGTACTTGTAGGCAAGGAATGCGTGGCAATTTGTGAGGGTAAAAGCGAGATAAGCGAGTATTTTTATAAGGCGCGATTAAAACTTTGGGGTAAAGACATTGATGGGGAGATTCTGCTTAATGATAGTGAGATTTGCGATGAAAGTGGGCAAATGCTTCCGCTGAATGAGGGCTATTATCGTATGCAAATCACAGAATATAAGCAAAACTTTCTTTTTGGTAAAGTTCTTGCGCACTAA